One segment of Carya illinoinensis cultivar Pawnee chromosome 1, C.illinoinensisPawnee_v1, whole genome shotgun sequence DNA contains the following:
- the LOC122276483 gene encoding uncharacterized protein LOC122276483, which produces MCFSSLDQRMEETFINAREDFHAKEDSVHSLSEDRELSREDCLEFSESKSKELVRRINSPHAIILNVKQPQLCTGCNLHNCVLESRIPKHMVSVDEKYLRHCLELININASKAALCNGSTNLRSLKMGILSDSLNPAKIRSQDANDTASFIFECPWDSGAGGVVVSPAGQWIVGTIMGSKSMMNILKSPLFHHFGALDGNDNVRRSNLNDVKGSICYNIVESPSGLSSPQKLKTEPLVTGSHKRGSDSVNKRLVPMSSTIPTCSDQPSSSASACVSQGMLQCTWKGGLPHFVFSADDHGEAYMANLWKVGSTDDKAVDYIYSFYSRKAGQKNHRSCDNESHLVGKMKVSASFTLCPDNSKIMETEFILYSSDANCGTETHTSNLSLRKNKGLSKVVEVFRASHSSKSKLRTFSKFDGSGTMLENCSLESSVDTSNNHDATGGAHKFENPFLPNFELAAIIVKGHLHDDHREETGGWGLKFLKKKGPKQKIDSLESSVHCESCARNTGDCSTSMDILIPAGLHGGPRTENCGPSSLIERWRSGGHCDCGGWDIGCPLTILKTKLSKEENFPKLETQDECKLVDVFKQGSQHAAPPLRMVNVHDGLYFVHFQPLLSVLQSFSIAVAIIHTQNPILRPKNAQ; this is translated from the exons ATGTGCTTTAGTTCACTGGATCAGAGGATGGAAGAAACATTTATCAATGCTCGTGAAGATTTCCATGCAAAAGAAGATTCAGTGCATAGCTTGAGTGAGGACAGAGAATTATCCAGAGAAGATTGTCTGGAATTTTCTGAGTCAAAATCAAAAGAGTTGGTGAGAAGGATAAATTCACCTCACgcaattattttaaatgttaagcAACCACAATTGTGCACAGGATGCAATCTGCATAATTGTGTCTTGGAGAGTAGAATTCCAAAGCATATGGTAAGTGTGGACGAGAAATATCTTCGTCATTGCCTGgaattgattaatatcaatgCATCAAAAGCAGCACTATGCAATGGATCTACAAATTTGAGGTCTCTGAAGATGGGCATTTTGTCCGACAGCTTAAATCCGGCTAAAATCAGAAGCCAAGATGCAAATGACACAGCCAGTTTCATTTTTGAATGTCCATGGGATTCTGGGGCTGGGGGTGTAGTTGTAAGCCCTGCAGGACAGTGGATTGTCGGTACGATCATGGGTAGCAAGAGTATGATGAACATATTGAAGAGCCCTTTGTTTCACCACTTTGGTGCCTTAGATGGCAATGATAACGTCAGAAGATCGAACTTGAATGATGTCAAAGGCTCAATATGCTATAATATCGTGGAATCACCCAGTGGTTTATCTTCCCCACAAAAACTTAAAACGGAACCTCTGGTTACTGGAAGCCATAAAAGGGGATCTGATAGTGTGAATAAAAGGCTCGTTCCTATGTCTAGCACAATCCCTACATGTTCTGATCAGCCTTCTTCTTCTGCCTCTGCCTGTGTGTCTCAGGGGatgctgcaatgcacatggaagGGAGGGCTtcctcattttgtattttctgcAGATGATCATGGGGAGGCCTACATGGCCAACTTGTGGAAGGTTGGGTCAACTGATGACAAGGCTGTGGACTATATATACTCATTCTATTCAAGAAAGGCTGGCCAGAAGAATCATAGGAGCTGTGATAATGAGTCACACTTAGTTGGTAAGATGAAGGTCTCGGCTTCTTTCACCCTCTGTCCGGACAATTCTAAAATCATGGAGACCGAGTTTATCTTATACAGTAGTGATGCAAATTGTGGCACGGAGACGCACACTTCAAACCTTAGTCTGAGAAAGAATAAGGGTTTGTCAAAGGTGGTTGAAGTTTTCAGAGCAAGTCACTCATCCAAATCCAAACTGAGAACTTTCTCTAAGTTTGATGGATCTGGTACCATGCTAGAAAATTGTTCTTTGGAGTCGTCTGTAGATACGAGTAACAACCACGATGCAACAGGTGGGGCCCATAAGTTTGAAAATCCTTTTCTGCCAAATTTTGAATTGGCTGCCATTATTGTGAAAGGCCATCTCCATGATGATCATCGAGAAGAAACTGGGGGTTGGGGCTtgaaatttctcaaaaaaaaggGGCCTAAGCAGAAGATTGATTCTCTAGAATCTTCAGTACATTGTGAAAGTTGTGCTCGGAATACCGGTGATTGCTCTACGAGTATGGACATTCTAATCCCAGCAGGTCTTCATGGTGGGCCAAGAACAGAAAACTGTGGCCCTTCTAGTCTCATTGAAAGATGGAGATCTGGTGGGCACTGTGACTGTGGGGGTTGGGACATTGGGTGTCCTTTGACAATACTTAAAACTAAATTGagcaaagaagaaaattttcccAAATTGGAGACGCAGGATGAGTGCAAGTTGGTTGATGTATTCAAACAG GGCTCACAACATGCTGCTCCCCCCTTGAGGATGGTAAATGTTCATGATGGTTtgtattttgttcattttcaacCACTTCTATCAGTTCTGCAGTCTTTCTCGATTGCAGTAGCAATTATCCACACACAGAATCCAATTCTTCGGCCCAAAAATGCACAATAA